In a genomic window of Zingiber officinale cultivar Zhangliang chromosome 9B, Zo_v1.1, whole genome shotgun sequence:
- the LOC122025017 gene encoding very-long-chain aldehyde decarbonylase GL1-10-like, whose amino-acid sequence MLSYATLGEAEAALGRSLTFAEDIWFRYTARMPNYLLFYHNIIFLFVIFSLAPLQLALIELGFPASVSSFKIQPKICLPPTSFFQCYKDVMRVFLLIVDPLQLSSYPTIKFVGIRTGLPLPSLWEVALQLLVYFVVEDYGNYWIHRLLHCKWGYEKIHCVHHEFTTPIGFATPYAHWAEVLLLGIPSFAGPAMVPCHMITFWLWIALRQLEAIETHSGYGSHHTSFM is encoded by the exons ATGTTGTCGTATGCGACGCTGGGGGAGGCGGAGGCGGCGTTGGGGCGGAGTCTGACCTTCGCCGAGGACATTTGGTTCCGTTACACCGCACGGATGCCCAACTACCTCCTATTTTACCACAACATCATCTTCCTCTTCGTCATTTTCTCCCTCGCGCCGCTCCAGCTCGCCCTCATCGAACTTGGCTTCCCTGCCTCCGTCTCCTCTTTCAAGATCCAGCCCAAGATCTGCCTCCCGCCGACCTCCTTCTTCCAGTGCTATAAGGACGTCATGCGGGTGTTCCTCCTCATCGTCGACCCGCTTCAACTCTCCTCCTACCCCACCATCAAG TTTGTGGGGATAAGGACTGGGCTTCCCCTTCCCTCACTATGGGAAGTGGCTTTGCAACTCTTGGTTTACTTCGTGGTGGAGGACTATGGCAACTACTGGATTCACCGACTACTGCACTGCAAATGGGGGTACGAGAAGATACACTGTGTCCACCATGAATTCACGACGCCTATTGGCTTTGCAACACCCTATGCTCATTGGGCGGAGGTGCTGCTCCTTGGGATCCCCTCCTTTGCAGGGCCCGCTATGGTTCCTTGCCACATGATCACCTTCTGGCTTTGGATTGCCCTCCGCCAGCTTGAAGCGATTGAGACCCACAGCGGGTATGGTTCTCATCACACATCTTTCATGTAA